In Hydrogenispora ethanolica, the following are encoded in one genomic region:
- a CDS encoding PTS sugar transporter subunit IIB, which produces MTKITLICAVGMSTSLLVDKMKSAMVKLGVEAEIRAIAESKFKEYEKDTDVLLLGPQVSFMAKKFKETYEPQGIKVAVIDSIDYGMMDGEKVLKMALGI; this is translated from the coding sequence ATGACGAAAATAACCTTAATCTGCGCAGTGGGCATGTCGACCAGTCTATTGGTTGACAAGATGAAGAGCGCCATGGTCAAACTGGGAGTTGAGGCGGAGATACGGGCCATCGCCGAGAGTAAGTTCAAGGAGTATGAAAAGGATACCGATGTACTGCTGCTCGGCCCCCAGGTGAGTTTCATGGCCAAAAAGTTTAAAGAGACTTATGAACCGCAGGGAATCAAAGTGGCGGTCATTGACAGCATCGACTATGGAATGATGGACGGCGAAAAAGTGTTGAAAATGGCTTTGGGGATTTAA
- a CDS encoding PTS lactose/cellobiose transporter subunit IIA, whose translation MDYQAIVMQLIINGGNARSKSMEAIHLAKTGQIGEARALLEKAGEDLAKAHEVQAQLIQDEAAGNHREVTLLMVHAQDHLMNAMTVKDLALEMIDMYETIGR comes from the coding sequence ATGGATTATCAGGCGATCGTGATGCAGCTCATTATCAATGGGGGGAATGCCCGCAGCAAATCGATGGAGGCGATTCATTTAGCGAAGACGGGCCAGATCGGCGAAGCCAGAGCCTTGCTCGAAAAGGCTGGCGAGGATCTGGCCAAGGCTCATGAAGTTCAGGCGCAACTCATTCAGGATGAGGCGGCCGGGAACCATCGGGAAGTTACCCTGCTGATGGTTCATGCCCAGGACCATTTGATGAATGCGATGACCGTCAAAGACTTGGCACTGGAGATGATCGATATGTATGAAACGATCGGCCGGTAA
- a CDS encoding sigma 54-interacting transcriptional regulator: MSRIDTVYEKLKELSQEAGVTTNDLADALGLSRANVSSDLNQLCEDGKAAKEGVRPVLYRAVASRETATEAGPTALDRLALKNPSLFPAVEQAKAAVLYPPKGMPILILGETGTGKSMFAGLIHQYAVEMGRMAENSPFVVFNCADYANNPQLLLSQLFGVKKGAYTGADSDKPGLVEKADGGILFLDEVHRLPPEGQEMFFTFMDTGAYRKLGETDAGRTAKVLIICATTENPDSALLKTFTRRIPMIIRMPNLSDRNMEERFHLISQFLREESSRLGRPISVSINSMKSFLSYHCPHNVGQLKTDIQLACAKAYAELVSNKKETIKINSIDLPAYIREGLYRETEHRQLWNKLIGINKRYCIFDSSEEQILFEEEEENIYDMIDLRVHELKSKGISDAQLEQEMAKDIEEYFSSYLRSVNSNPSFANLESIVSPEIIRVVEEIIRFSEEKLSKTFSQKVPYGMAVHIANSIERIKRHKRIVHPQLNRIRTEFPEEFSTAVDCLKIINRVLDITMPIDEAGFLAMFFVYHEGSVREPRRRVKVIIIAHGASTATSMAETANSLLGVDYAFGMNLPLDEQPQQVISRLKNHLKESALPLDILFLVDMGSLTNVGEEIEREFGIRTKTIPLVSTLHGIEATRKAMMGYSLDEIYQDTLQVNDLLNPDHSLALQAMESASPETMAIVTLCTTGEGGAGLLKSILEKHLRLGDYPMEVLPLSLAGNEGIGAKLENLQKRYRIICLVGSFQVASDLPQFGIAAVLNQSALPDIQKLVDIETTYRTIGDTLENHLKHVNGRYAMKGIKQFIDSIENRLRVKIDTSVLIGIAIHIGCMIDRLKGGGKIDHFEGKARFIEENCELYQVIKGNCEMLNQKFQIHISDDEVCNLMIFFNPKNYS; the protein is encoded by the coding sequence ATGAGCCGAATCGACACCGTCTATGAAAAGCTGAAAGAGCTTAGTCAAGAAGCCGGCGTAACTACCAATGATCTGGCGGATGCGCTCGGGCTCAGCCGGGCCAATGTCAGCAGCGACCTGAATCAACTGTGCGAAGACGGCAAAGCGGCCAAAGAAGGGGTCCGGCCAGTATTGTACCGCGCCGTGGCCAGCCGGGAAACCGCAACCGAAGCCGGGCCGACGGCGCTGGATCGCCTGGCGCTGAAGAATCCCAGTCTTTTTCCAGCGGTTGAACAAGCCAAAGCGGCGGTCCTCTATCCTCCCAAGGGGATGCCCATCTTGATCCTGGGCGAAACCGGCACCGGAAAGTCCATGTTCGCCGGGCTGATCCATCAATACGCCGTGGAGATGGGACGAATGGCCGAGAATTCGCCCTTCGTCGTCTTTAACTGCGCCGACTATGCCAACAATCCCCAACTGCTGCTCAGTCAATTATTCGGCGTCAAAAAAGGCGCCTATACCGGAGCCGATTCCGATAAGCCCGGCTTAGTCGAAAAAGCGGACGGCGGCATTCTCTTTCTGGATGAAGTCCACCGGCTCCCGCCGGAAGGGCAAGAGATGTTTTTTACCTTTATGGATACCGGCGCCTATCGGAAGCTCGGCGAAACCGATGCCGGGCGGACAGCCAAGGTTCTCATCATCTGCGCCACCACTGAAAATCCGGACTCCGCCCTGCTGAAAACCTTCACCCGCAGAATTCCGATGATCATCCGGATGCCCAATCTAAGCGACAGGAACATGGAGGAACGATTTCACCTGATCAGCCAATTTCTGCGGGAGGAATCCTCCCGCCTCGGCAGGCCCATTTCAGTCTCGATCAATTCGATGAAATCTTTCCTGAGTTACCATTGTCCCCATAACGTCGGTCAATTGAAAACCGATATCCAGCTGGCCTGCGCCAAAGCCTATGCCGAGCTGGTATCCAATAAAAAGGAAACGATTAAAATCAACAGCATCGATCTTCCCGCTTATATCCGGGAAGGTTTGTACCGGGAGACGGAACACCGCCAATTATGGAACAAGCTTATCGGGATCAATAAAAGGTATTGCATCTTTGACAGCAGCGAGGAGCAGATCCTCTTTGAGGAAGAAGAAGAGAACATCTATGACATGATCGATCTCCGGGTGCATGAGCTGAAAAGCAAGGGCATCAGCGATGCGCAGCTGGAACAGGAGATGGCGAAGGATATCGAGGAATACTTCTCCAGCTATCTGCGGAGCGTCAATTCCAATCCCAGTTTCGCTAATCTTGAAAGCATCGTCAGTCCCGAGATTATTCGCGTGGTCGAAGAGATCATCCGCTTTAGTGAGGAAAAGCTGTCAAAGACCTTTAGCCAAAAAGTCCCTTACGGCATGGCGGTCCACATCGCCAACTCCATCGAGCGCATCAAGCGGCACAAGCGAATCGTCCATCCCCAATTGAACAGGATCCGGACCGAATTCCCCGAGGAATTCTCCACTGCAGTGGATTGCCTGAAAATCATCAACCGCGTGCTGGATATCACCATGCCGATCGACGAAGCCGGATTCCTGGCGATGTTCTTTGTCTATCATGAAGGCAGCGTCCGAGAGCCGCGGCGTCGGGTCAAGGTCATTATTATCGCCCATGGCGCCTCCACCGCGACTTCGATGGCGGAAACCGCCAACAGCCTGCTGGGAGTGGACTATGCCTTTGGCATGAATCTGCCGCTGGATGAGCAGCCGCAACAAGTCATCTCCAGATTAAAAAATCATCTGAAAGAATCCGCGCTCCCATTGGATATCCTGTTCCTGGTCGACATGGGGTCTTTGACCAATGTCGGCGAAGAAATCGAAAGAGAGTTCGGCATCCGGACCAAGACTATCCCTCTGGTCAGCACCTTGCACGGGATCGAGGCCACCCGTAAGGCGATGATGGGATATTCCCTGGACGAAATATACCAAGACACCTTGCAGGTCAATGACCTTTTAAATCCGGACCATTCATTGGCGCTCCAGGCAATGGAATCGGCCAGCCCCGAGACCATGGCCATCGTCACCCTCTGTACTACGGGTGAAGGCGGAGCCGGACTCCTCAAAAGCATCCTGGAAAAACATTTGCGATTGGGCGATTATCCTATGGAAGTGCTTCCCCTCAGCCTCGCCGGGAATGAGGGCATCGGCGCCAAGCTTGAGAATCTGCAGAAACGGTACCGGATCATCTGTCTGGTCGGCTCGTTTCAGGTCGCCAGCGACCTGCCCCAATTCGGCATCGCTGCGGTGCTAAATCAAAGCGCGCTGCCGGACATTCAAAAGCTGGTCGATATCGAAACGACTTACCGGACCATCGGCGATACCCTGGAAAACCATCTCAAGCACGTCAATGGCCGGTACGCCATGAAAGGAATCAAGCAGTTCATCGACAGCATCGAGAACCGTCTGCGCGTCAAGATCGACACCAGCGTACTGATCGGCATCGCCATCCACATCGGCTGCATGATCGATCGCTTGAAAGGCGGCGGAAAGATCGACCATTTCGAGGGGAAAGCGCGCTTTATCGAGGAAAACTGCGAGCTTTACCAAGTGATCAAGGGGAACTGCGAGATGCTAAATCAAAAATTTCAGATTCACATCTCCGATGACGAGGTCTGCAACCTGATGATCTTCTTTAACCCTAAAAATTATTCATGA
- a CDS encoding VIT1/CCC1 transporter family protein encodes MVSDTEVRRYRENLQAEREAIALYERLAAAEPNPDLADIYRRLVATEQKHAAFWEGKLRAAGREVPGFKAGWRTRVFGWLAGRMGPAFVLPAIASLERTAAGGYNGQADAEAANMPAEERSHARIFGQLARTTQGMQGSELARFEGRHRATGGNALRAAVLGANDGLLSVFNLVMGVAGAGVPGRSILITGVAGMLAGALSMALGEWLSVQSSRELYQHQLEIEERELEEVPEEEVEELTLIYQAKGIEEATARQLAGRLVSDPATALDTLAREELAIDPAELGGSAWEAAITSFLLFAVGAIIPVLPYLFFTGVAGILVSAVCSAAGLFALGAFITVMTGKHPLLSGLRQVLFGLATAAITFGIGRLIGVNLG; translated from the coding sequence CAGGCGGAACGGGAGGCGATCGCGCTGTATGAGCGGCTGGCCGCCGCCGAGCCCAATCCCGACCTGGCCGACATCTACCGGCGGCTGGTGGCGACCGAGCAGAAGCACGCCGCCTTTTGGGAGGGGAAGCTCCGCGCCGCCGGGCGGGAAGTCCCCGGATTCAAGGCGGGCTGGCGCACCCGGGTCTTCGGCTGGCTGGCCGGCCGGATGGGTCCGGCCTTTGTCCTGCCGGCCATCGCCTCGCTGGAGCGGACCGCGGCTGGCGGCTACAACGGACAGGCCGACGCCGAAGCCGCGAACATGCCGGCCGAGGAACGTTCCCACGCCCGGATCTTCGGCCAGCTGGCCCGGACCACCCAAGGCATGCAAGGGAGCGAGCTGGCCCGCTTCGAGGGACGCCACCGCGCCACCGGCGGCAATGCGCTCCGCGCGGCGGTGCTGGGGGCCAACGACGGGTTGCTTTCCGTCTTCAACCTGGTGATGGGGGTGGCCGGCGCCGGCGTGCCGGGCCGCAGCATTCTCATTACCGGCGTGGCGGGCATGCTGGCCGGCGCGCTCTCGATGGCCCTGGGCGAGTGGCTTTCGGTGCAGAGCTCGCGTGAGCTGTACCAGCATCAATTGGAGATCGAGGAACGGGAGCTTGAGGAGGTTCCCGAAGAAGAAGTCGAGGAGCTGACCCTGATCTATCAAGCCAAGGGGATCGAAGAGGCGACCGCCCGGCAATTGGCGGGCAGGCTGGTCTCCGATCCCGCCACCGCCCTGGACACGCTGGCCCGGGAGGAGTTAGCAATCGACCCGGCGGAGCTGGGCGGTTCGGCCTGGGAAGCGGCGATCACTTCCTTTCTGCTCTTCGCGGTCGGGGCGATCATTCCGGTGCTTCCTTATCTCTTCTTCACGGGCGTGGCCGGGATTCTGGTCAGTGCCGTCTGCAGCGCCGCGGGACTCTTCGCGCTGGGCGCCTTCATCACCGTGATGACCGGCAAGCATCCGCTGCTCTCCGGATTGCGGCAGGTACTGTTCGGGCTGGCCACCGCGGCGATCACTTTCGGGATCGGCCGCCTTATTGGAGTGAACCTGGGGTGA
- a CDS encoding MBL fold metallo-hydrolase, with translation MKRYCIVIGFFILVAVLASIGPRAFAQAASSVILITEVLPTGEVAAALAVEYGTAIEESGVAAATYTVNATVGDKTAARTITRVYPNDVPARDAKGKRGQYVIIEMDPKDAIAGTMTYDPQARLATRYALNYEVTQVKEIIAANGMKYPASAVKLKSGKERTPIVDDFKKLATKDNDGNTLNYRLFLPAAAEKDKRFPLVIFLHGVGERGADNALQLLGYQGALVWASPENQRKNPCYVAAPQCPPTGYWTDDTNYHLVLKMLDDIQHSYAIDFGRIYITGLSMGGFGTWKIIQNNPDVFAAAMPVCGGGDPANVAALKDMPIWAFHAADDPAVPVSGPLAIGPTRGMGSRDMVAALKAAGSTVVQYTQYEPGYVAPPLAPNAHFSWVPAYGNQAAIDWMFAQTKTAQYKSTLLQPGLWRIDDFRGGFGSASMYLVEGKDKALLIDTGMGTGDLAGYVRTLTKLPVEVVLTHGHPDHVGQANQFDKVYMAQKDVALFGLFGIKTDPARFVNIQAGDTIDLGGKAFEVIAIPGHTPGSIALLDAKDQLLATGDAIGSGSNVWMHIPGTLPLDQYWVSLRKLEAKLKGFKHLTYLVGHQWQEKTPITLQYVTDMRILVEKTLHGEVVAKPYPDGGDGMGVVAEYGSATLDYSLSNLWSAGKADKTKYQAVETLPGVIMIRDYSGDNMYFMKGTQKALLIDTGMGGGNLREYVGRLAGGLPVAVVLTHGHPDHVGQADQFHQVYLSRKDDAVAVSISNVDPSRYIDINEGDVMDLGGRALKVLSFPGHTPGSIVLLDETNRLLFTGDAVGTQSARGGLWLHLAGCPYIDEYLATLKTVRAKIDGKYDLLLTGHNQKAVAPQYLDYLQAAAQKLVDQGEAALVPSLRPTGLKMVVHGDDSDPNAASIIVNPEHLFSPQRK, from the coding sequence ATGAAACGGTATTGTATCGTCATTGGGTTTTTTATATTGGTCGCCGTACTCGCGTCAATTGGACCCCGAGCATTTGCCCAGGCGGCGAGTTCCGTTATTTTAATCACCGAGGTATTGCCCACCGGGGAAGTGGCGGCGGCGCTGGCTGTCGAATATGGGACGGCAATTGAAGAATCCGGCGTAGCGGCCGCAACTTATACGGTGAATGCTACGGTGGGCGATAAAACCGCGGCGCGGACCATTACCAGAGTTTACCCCAATGATGTTCCCGCCAGGGACGCGAAGGGCAAACGCGGCCAATACGTGATCATTGAGATGGACCCTAAGGATGCCATTGCCGGGACGATGACTTACGATCCCCAAGCGCGGCTGGCGACCCGATATGCTCTGAACTACGAGGTGACCCAAGTGAAGGAGATCATCGCAGCCAATGGAATGAAATACCCGGCGTCTGCCGTAAAGCTGAAAAGCGGGAAAGAGCGAACACCGATCGTCGATGACTTCAAAAAGCTGGCCACGAAAGACAACGATGGGAATACGTTAAATTATCGCTTGTTCCTTCCCGCCGCCGCTGAAAAGGATAAAAGATTTCCGCTGGTCATCTTTTTGCATGGCGTGGGAGAACGCGGCGCTGACAATGCGTTGCAATTGCTGGGCTATCAAGGCGCTCTGGTCTGGGCCTCGCCGGAGAATCAACGGAAGAATCCATGCTACGTAGCAGCGCCGCAATGTCCGCCGACCGGTTATTGGACCGATGACACCAACTATCATCTGGTTCTCAAAATGCTCGACGATATTCAGCATAGCTATGCCATCGATTTTGGCCGCATCTATATCACCGGTTTATCGATGGGCGGATTTGGAACCTGGAAAATTATCCAGAATAATCCGGATGTCTTTGCCGCGGCCATGCCGGTCTGCGGCGGCGGAGACCCCGCCAATGTCGCCGCGCTGAAAGACATGCCGATCTGGGCGTTTCACGCAGCCGATGATCCGGCCGTTCCGGTTTCGGGACCGCTCGCCATCGGTCCGACCCGCGGGATGGGATCGCGGGATATGGTGGCGGCCCTGAAAGCGGCCGGGAGTACCGTCGTTCAATACACCCAATATGAACCGGGCTACGTAGCGCCCCCTTTGGCTCCGAATGCCCATTTTTCGTGGGTTCCCGCCTATGGAAATCAAGCGGCCATCGACTGGATGTTTGCGCAGACGAAAACGGCCCAATATAAGTCGACCCTGCTTCAACCGGGCCTCTGGCGGATTGACGACTTCCGGGGCGGATTTGGTTCCGCTAGCATGTACCTGGTTGAGGGCAAGGATAAGGCGTTATTGATTGATACTGGCATGGGTACGGGAGATCTGGCCGGTTATGTTCGAACGCTGACGAAGCTGCCGGTAGAAGTGGTGCTCACCCACGGCCATCCCGATCATGTGGGGCAAGCGAATCAGTTCGACAAGGTATATATGGCGCAGAAAGATGTTGCGCTGTTCGGTTTGTTCGGCATCAAGACCGATCCGGCGCGGTTTGTGAATATTCAGGCGGGGGATACCATTGATCTGGGGGGGAAGGCATTTGAAGTCATTGCGATCCCCGGGCATACCCCCGGTTCGATAGCGCTGCTCGATGCGAAAGATCAATTGCTCGCCACCGGCGACGCCATCGGTTCGGGATCCAACGTCTGGATGCATATTCCGGGCACGCTGCCTTTGGACCAATATTGGGTGAGCTTGCGGAAATTGGAAGCCAAATTGAAAGGCTTCAAGCATTTAACCTATCTGGTGGGTCATCAATGGCAGGAGAAAACGCCAATCACGCTTCAATATGTTACGGATATGCGGATTTTGGTAGAGAAAACGCTCCATGGCGAAGTGGTGGCAAAACCGTATCCGGATGGCGGCGACGGCATGGGAGTGGTGGCCGAATACGGCTCGGCGACGCTGGATTATAGCCTTTCCAACCTATGGAGCGCCGGTAAAGCTGATAAAACCAAGTATCAGGCGGTCGAAACGCTCCCCGGAGTTATCATGATCCGCGATTATTCCGGCGACAACATGTATTTTATGAAGGGGACCCAAAAAGCTTTATTGATCGATACCGGAATGGGCGGCGGCAATCTGCGGGAATATGTCGGCAGACTGGCGGGAGGTCTGCCGGTCGCAGTCGTTCTCACCCATGGCCATCCCGATCATGTTGGTCAGGCCGATCAATTCCACCAAGTCTATCTGTCCCGAAAAGATGATGCGGTAGCGGTCAGTATCTCGAACGTAGATCCATCCCGATACATCGATATCAACGAAGGAGACGTAATGGACTTAGGCGGCAGGGCGCTGAAGGTTCTTTCATTCCCGGGACATACGCCCGGTAGCATCGTATTGCTCGATGAGACAAACAGACTGTTATTTACCGGTGACGCCGTGGGCACCCAATCGGCGCGGGGCGGTTTATGGTTGCATTTGGCCGGCTGTCCGTATATTGATGAGTATCTGGCGACGCTGAAGACGGTTCGGGCCAAAATTGACGGGAAATACGACCTGCTTCTGACGGGGCATAATCAAAAAGCGGTAGCTCCCCAGTATTTAGACTATCTGCAAGCGGCCGCCCAGAAATTAGTCGATCAAGGCGAAGCCGCTCTGGTGCCTTCACTCCGCCCAACCGGGCTCAAGATGGTGGTCCACGGCGATGATTCCGACCCCAATGCGGCATCGATTATCGTAAATCCGGAACATCTTTTTTCGCCGCAGCGGAAATAA
- a CDS encoding glycoside hydrolase family 1 protein yields MDFKNVKPFPKDFWWGASTSAFQFEGAYAEDGKGLSVADVKAIPEGTTDFKIASDHYHRYREDVALLAELGLKAYRFSIAWTRIFPNGNDPVPNEKGLQFYDHLINELIRHGIIPVVTLYHFDLPLALEKAYGGWRSRRIIDDFDRYCRTVFHHFGDRVKHWLTINEQNMMILYEVYLGDGRKRLPAKEKYDICHTMFLAQAKAVQSCHELVPGGKIGPAPNIVAVYPETSAPRDVLAAMDFDQLRNRLYLDVACLGAYPEALWQWFLDHQCAPAIEAGDMELLQNAKPDFIAFNYYGTTTVRYLPLDAEGPKFENEPEGPAKRRAFMTALSSAPGIAMGVKNQYVKETSLQMAIDPVGLHATLRQLWERYRLPLLITENGCGVPDTLENGKVNDDYRIEYLRAHIAECQVALHEGVRLLGYSPWSAMDLVSTYQGCTKRYGFVYVNRDEFDLKDLRRIKKKSFDWYRKVIATNGADLSNE; encoded by the coding sequence ATGGATTTTAAAAATGTAAAACCGTTTCCCAAGGATTTCTGGTGGGGGGCATCCACTTCGGCGTTTCAGTTTGAAGGAGCCTACGCCGAGGATGGCAAAGGTCTGTCGGTCGCCGATGTGAAAGCCATTCCCGAAGGAACGACCGATTTTAAGATCGCCAGCGATCATTATCACCGTTATCGGGAAGATGTGGCCTTATTAGCGGAGCTGGGACTCAAGGCATACCGGTTCTCCATCGCCTGGACCCGCATCTTCCCCAACGGCAATGACCCGGTGCCCAACGAAAAAGGATTGCAATTCTACGATCATTTGATCAATGAGCTGATTCGGCACGGCATTATACCGGTGGTCACGCTATACCATTTTGACCTGCCGCTGGCTTTGGAGAAAGCGTACGGCGGTTGGCGCAGTCGCCGGATCATCGATGATTTCGATCGGTACTGCCGCACCGTGTTTCACCATTTCGGCGACCGCGTCAAACACTGGCTGACCATCAATGAGCAGAATATGATGATTCTGTATGAAGTCTATCTCGGCGACGGCCGAAAACGGTTGCCGGCCAAGGAGAAGTACGATATTTGCCATACCATGTTTTTAGCCCAGGCCAAAGCGGTGCAATCCTGCCATGAACTGGTGCCGGGAGGGAAAATCGGACCGGCGCCCAATATCGTCGCGGTGTACCCGGAAACCAGCGCTCCCCGGGATGTACTGGCGGCGATGGATTTTGATCAATTGCGGAACCGCCTGTATTTGGACGTGGCCTGCCTGGGAGCATACCCGGAAGCGTTATGGCAGTGGTTTCTCGACCATCAGTGCGCTCCGGCTATTGAAGCGGGCGATATGGAATTGCTGCAAAACGCCAAACCGGATTTTATCGCCTTCAACTATTACGGAACAACCACAGTGCGTTATCTGCCGCTCGATGCGGAGGGGCCGAAATTCGAAAATGAGCCGGAAGGGCCGGCCAAGCGGAGGGCCTTTATGACCGCCCTGTCATCAGCTCCCGGAATCGCCATGGGCGTCAAAAACCAATATGTCAAGGAAACATCCCTGCAGATGGCGATCGATCCGGTCGGGTTGCATGCGACGTTGCGCCAATTGTGGGAACGCTATCGATTGCCCTTGCTGATTACGGAAAACGGCTGCGGCGTTCCGGATACGCTAGAAAACGGGAAGGTCAACGATGACTACCGGATTGAGTATCTCCGGGCGCATATCGCCGAATGCCAGGTTGCATTGCACGAAGGTGTTCGCTTGCTGGGTTATTCGCCATGGTCGGCGATGGATTTGGTGAGTACCTACCAAGGTTGCACCAAACGGTACGGCTTTGTCTATGTGAACCGGGATGAATTTGATCTGAAAGATCTACGCCGGATCAAAAAGAAATCATTTGACTGGTATCGAAAAGTCATTGCCACCAATGGTGCGGATTTAAGCAATGAATAG